One genomic window of Aethina tumida isolate Nest 87 chromosome 3, icAetTumi1.1, whole genome shotgun sequence includes the following:
- the LOC109601679 gene encoding transmembrane protein 183, translated as MPNKKSGKKNKTKNLGDVTLNDFANSTVCKNRTKKTNSTTVLKQFEVEKSWDEKEDDEYEGEFVEQENEDGTISYVISKELRKNRKAVSQSEDIQSVNENGNEYPLDVWFILSKYIRPEDVGRFAGICKSTYEVVCTAQFWFNLYKRFYATTPTLPEQLQPECLVRKYSLRTSVIRALYFMYTPFIDRIKAKQEQHPDKVTKRECILMWHEKKKSHWFYYFKMKERNTNVLPHTRRKVEKHRPDLLEILDDVSANQDEYCQVLQVTCKDFIPVPPVLGLTLTSVMFTLSSGFIHHKLQLGFNTGVQSCLRTTDGGTGVSVILDPVINVKVLDWWHPLYPHSHSMEHLLNQE; from the exons ATGCCGAACAAGAAATCAgggaaaaaaaacaaaactaaaaatctcggag ACGTAACCCTAAATGATTTCGCTAATTCCACTGTATGCAAAAACAGAACCAAAAAAACCAACTCAACGACAGTTTTAAAGCAATTTGAAGTGGAGAAGAGTTGGGATGAAAAAGAAGATGATGAGTATGAGGGTGAATTTGTTGAACAGGAAAATGAGGATGGTACCATATCCTATGTCATAAGCAAGGAACTTCGAAAAAACAGGAAGGCAGTCTCACAAAGTGAGGACATTCAAAGTGTCAATGAAAATGGAAACGAGTATCCATTAGATGTGtggtttattttatcaaagtaTATTAGACCTGAAGATGTGGGACGTTTCGCTGGAATTTGTAAAAGTACATACGAAGTAGTATGTACAGCACAATTTTGGTTTAACCTCTACAAGCGTTTTTATGCAACAACACCCACCCTTCCAGAGCAGTTGCAGCCAGAATGCTTGGTCAGAAAATACAGTCTGAGAACCTCTGTTATAAGGGCATTGTATTTTATGTACACCCCCTTCATAGATAGAATAAAAGCAAAACAGGAGCAACATCCAGATAAAGTCACAAAAAGGGAATGCATTTTAATGTGGCACGAGAAAAAGAAAAGCCACtggttttattactttaaaatgaaagaaaGAAACACCAATGTGCTTCCCCACACAAGAAGAAAAGTTGAGAAACATCGACCTGACCTGCTGGAAATCCTAGATGATGTCTCAGCTAACCAGGATGAATATTGTCAAGTTCTGCAGGTCACATGCAAGGATTTCATTCCAGTGCCTCCAGTTTTGGGACTCACACTGACATCTGTTATGTTTACCCTATCCAGCGGGTTCATACATCACAAGCTGCAGTTGGGATTCAACACAGGGGTGCAGAGTTGCCTCCGCACGACAGATGGCGGCACCGGTGTGTCCGTTATCCTGGATCCAGTGATCAATGTGAAGGTCCTTGATTGGTGGCACCCTCTTTATCCCCATAGTC